One Patescibacteria group bacterium DNA segment encodes these proteins:
- a CDS encoding M20/M25/M40 family metallo-hydrolase translates to MVNPKRLRNIFFKLVRIDSPTGEENEAIREVLDYLRRLRLRPVKDKAGNIFVSVPGRGTPLLLEAHLDTVEPGRGIIPYQRDEYFYSEGDNILGADDKASVAIILELLNLIRENNLKCRPLEIVFSTGEEGGSVGISKFNFRKIKAREAIGMDRAKRVGIITSASPHIKSFELTIIGKSSHAGAEPEKGINAIVLAAKVISRLVVGRIDQETTFNIGLISGGQGTNIVPEQVVFKGDIRSFSRAKLERSIKKMKKAAQDECIKEKARYKLKIVREVAGYKHRPSDSLVKQVCKAMRKVGITSELTISTGASDLNIINEHQIKAVEIANGVRDAHTKKERVRIKDLIKITEILLEIIK, encoded by the coding sequence ATGGTAAATCCAAAAAGATTACGCAATATATTTTTTAAGCTAGTTCGTATTGATAGCCCAACAGGCGAAGAGAATGAAGCGATTCGCGAGGTTTTAGATTATTTGCGAAGATTGCGTTTACGTCCGGTAAAAGATAAGGCGGGTAATATTTTTGTTTCCGTGCCGGGTCGAGGCACGCCTCTGCTTTTAGAAGCGCATTTAGATACAGTAGAGCCGGGACGAGGAATCATTCCTTATCAAAGGGACGAGTATTTTTATTCCGAGGGCGATAATATCTTGGGTGCGGATGATAAAGCCAGTGTAGCAATAATTTTAGAACTGTTAAATTTAATCCGCGAAAATAATTTAAAGTGTCGACCTTTGGAAATTGTTTTTTCCACGGGAGAGGAGGGAGGATCGGTTGGAATTAGCAAATTTAATTTCCGTAAGATAAAAGCGCGGGAAGCAATTGGTATGGATAGGGCAAAAAGAGTGGGGATTATTACTTCCGCTTCGCCACACATCAAATCTTTTGAATTAACTATTATAGGTAAGTCCTCTCATGCCGGAGCGGAGCCAGAAAAAGGGATCAATGCAATTGTACTCGCAGCCAAAGTAATCAGTCGGTTAGTAGTCGGTAGAATTGATCAGGAAACAACTTTTAATATTGGTTTAATTTCCGGCGGGCAAGGGACGAATATTGTTCCCGAGCAAGTGGTTTTTAAGGGAGATATTCGCAGCTTTAGTAGAGCCAAACTTGAGCGATCGATAAAGAAAATGAAGAAAGCAGCACAAGATGAATGTATTAAAGAGAAAGCACGCTATAAGTTAAAAATTGTTAGAGAGGTCGCGGGGTACAAACACCGACCCTCCGATTCTTTAGTAAAACAAGTTTGTAAAGCGATGCGCAAAGTGGGAATTACTTCTGAACTTACTATTTCTACTGGCGCCTCTGATTTAAATATTATTAACGAGCATCAGATTAAAGCAGTAGAAATTGCAAACGGCGTCAGGGACGCTCATACTAAAAAAGAGCGAGTCAGAATTAAAGATTTAATCAAGATAACGGAAATTTTATTAGAAATTATCAAGTGA
- a CDS encoding AAA family ATPase, translating to MTQAEAFAILKLGYNALLTGPPGSGKTFLLNQFIQYLKKHGENVAITASTGIAATHMNGVTIHSWSGLGIREKLGERDLEDLLRRPYLIKHFRRTEILIIDEISMLHSFQFDLVDQICRAFKENDEPFGGMQVVCSGDFFQLPPVQKIGKAAKFITESDVWPKMDIKVCYLEEQHRHKDVDLLSLLGHIRDNNLKESHKILSSKQLGKTVFSLSPPKLYTHNADVDVINNMELTKIPGKEFAYSMRGSGPKKLVQALQAGCLAPERLRLKNGAKVMFVKNNFEKGYVNGTLGKIIGFDEHKFPIVETCAGKMVIALPASWTIEEDGKERAAIYQLPLRLAWAITVHKSQGMTLDAAEVDLSKSFVEGMGYVALSRVRSFDGLKLLGINDLALQVNKEVLSLDKNLRQISREAMVSLREEINQRMKLKDDEIEEDIKKENKGHLSTYEKTRMLVAERLPLEEIASRRGLKQETIVSHLEKLAQNNKIKEMSLDYLKLPESRFEIIKIAFQQTGEMYLKPVREILGKDFSYQELRLARLFL from the coding sequence ATGACCCAAGCGGAAGCTTTTGCGATCTTAAAATTAGGCTACAACGCGCTATTGACCGGACCGCCGGGGTCAGGCAAGACTTTTTTATTGAATCAATTTATCCAATACTTAAAAAAACACGGGGAGAACGTCGCTATTACCGCTTCCACGGGCATTGCCGCTACCCATATGAACGGCGTGACTATTCATTCTTGGTCTGGCTTGGGCATTAGGGAAAAATTAGGTGAAAGGGATTTGGAGGATCTTTTGAGAAGACCATATTTAATTAAGCATTTTCGCAGAACAGAGATTTTGATTATTGATGAGATTTCAATGCTGCATAGTTTTCAGTTTGATTTGGTAGATCAGATTTGTCGGGCGTTCAAAGAGAATGATGAACCTTTCGGCGGCATGCAGGTTGTTTGTTCGGGCGATTTTTTTCAGTTGCCGCCTGTGCAAAAAATAGGAAAAGCCGCGAAATTCATTACGGAATCCGATGTCTGGCCAAAGATGGACATTAAGGTTTGTTATCTGGAAGAACAACATCGCCATAAGGACGTTGACCTTCTTTCTTTGCTTGGACATATTCGCGATAATAATTTAAAAGAATCGCATAAAATATTATCCAGCAAACAGCTCGGAAAGACAGTTTTTTCTTTATCGCCGCCCAAGCTTTATACCCATAACGCGGATGTGGACGTGATTAACAATATGGAGTTAACCAAGATTCCGGGGAAGGAGTTTGCCTATTCAATGCGGGGAAGCGGTCCGAAAAAGTTAGTGCAAGCTTTGCAAGCGGGGTGCCTCGCGCCGGAGCGGTTAAGGCTAAAAAATGGCGCGAAGGTGATGTTTGTGAAAAATAATTTTGAAAAGGGATATGTGAATGGAACATTGGGTAAAATAATTGGCTTTGATGAACATAAATTTCCGATTGTTGAAACTTGCGCGGGCAAAATGGTAATTGCCTTGCCGGCGAGTTGGACTATTGAAGAGGACGGAAAGGAAAGAGCGGCAATTTATCAATTGCCCCTGCGCTTGGCCTGGGCAATCACGGTGCATAAAAGCCAAGGCATGACCTTGGACGCGGCGGAGGTTGACCTTTCCAAATCTTTCGTGGAAGGGATGGGCTATGTCGCTCTTTCGCGGGTGCGGTCTTTTGACGGCCTCAAATTGTTAGGGATCAATGATCTAGCGCTTCAAGTGAATAAGGAAGTTTTAAGCTTGGATAAAAATTTAAGGCAGATATCGCGAGAGGCGATGGTTTCTTTACGGGAAGAAATAAACCAAAGAATGAAGTTGAAAGATGACGAGATTGAAGAGGATATTAAAAAGGAGAATAAAGGTCATCTTTCAACTTACGAGAAAACTAGAATGTTGGTGGCGGAAAGATTGCCGCTGGAAGAGATTGCTTCAAGACGCGGTTTGAAACAAGAGACTATCGTGAGCCATTTAGAGAAGCTAGCGCAAAATAATAAAATTAAGGAAATGAGCTTAGATTATTTAAAATTGCCGGAGAGCCGTTTTGAAATTATCAAGATTGCTTTTCAGCAAACTGGGGAGATGTATTTAAAGCCGGTGCGTGAAATATTAGGCAAAGATTTTTCTTATCAAGAATTAAGATTAGCGCGCTTATTTCTATGA
- a CDS encoding DUF167 domain-containing protein, whose product MTISCKVIPNAKQNKIAVLSDGCFKTYLTVPAVEGKANKALIKILADCFDVAKGKIQIMRGERGRNKIVRVQK is encoded by the coding sequence ATGACCATTTCCTGCAAAGTTATTCCTAACGCCAAGCAGAATAAAATAGCCGTTCTTTCAGACGGTTGTTTTAAGACTTATTTAACCGTGCCAGCAGTGGAAGGTAAGGCGAATAAAGCCTTAATCAAGATTCTGGCGGATTGTTTTGACGTGGCAAAGGGTAAAATCCAGATTATGCGCGGGGAAAGGGGAAGGAACAAAATTGTTCGGGTTCAAAAATAG
- a CDS encoding nucleoside-diphosphate kinase, producing MEEKNKISADHPSQERTVVIVKPDAVVRGLVGEIISRFEKRGLKVIALKMVWPTREHVEKHYSGSEEWLRGMGQKTIDAFKEYGMNVKEKMGTDDSLEIGKLVQKWNVSYLSMAPVVAMILKGMHAISTVRKLVGHTLPILAQPGTIRGDYSIDTNTAANIDQRAIHNIVHASGDPAEAAHEIEHWFAPEEILDYKRAEDDVMFA from the coding sequence ATGGAGGAAAAAAATAAGATTAGCGCTGATCATCCGAGCCAAGAGCGCACGGTCGTGATTGTTAAACCCGATGCCGTAGTGCGGGGTTTAGTCGGTGAGATTATTTCCCGCTTTGAAAAGCGGGGGCTCAAGGTCATTGCCCTGAAGATGGTTTGGCCGACAAGAGAGCACGTGGAAAAGCATTATTCAGGCTCCGAAGAATGGCTCCGCGGTATGGGTCAAAAAACAATTGACGCCTTTAAAGAGTATGGAATGAATGTTAAAGAAAAAATGGGTACTGATGACTCTTTGGAGATCGGTAAACTTGTCCAAAAATGGAACGTGAGTTATTTATCTATGGCGCCAGTGGTGGCAATGATTTTAAAAGGGATGCACGCCATTTCCACGGTGCGAAAATTAGTGGGCCATACTTTACCGATTTTAGCCCAGCCGGGAACAATCCGCGGCGACTACTCTATTGATACCAACACAGCAGCGAACATTGACCAGCGGGCGATCCACAACATCGTTCACGCTTCGGGCGATCCCGCCGAAGCGGCACATGAAATTGAACACTGGTTCGCGCCCGAAGAAATTCTTGATTATAAACGGGCAGAGGATGATGTGATGTTCGCTTAA
- a CDS encoding alpha-isopropylmalate synthase regulatory domain-containing protein produces MEYLQVLAGTQTPVVVLGLKNGDEVLKEAACCGDNLLDAVFKAVNKMTDINAKFIECSLKVLMKGRDMMAEAVIHIAVNGGKSIGRGTSKDIVEASTKAYLAAVNNLNGNKNSHRGKGFPANCNR; encoded by the coding sequence TTGGAGTATCTGCAGGTCCTTGCCGGAACTCAAACACCAGTTGTTGTACTGGGTTTAAAGAATGGAGATGAAGTGTTAAAGGAAGCAGCTTGTTGTGGGGATAATCTGTTGGATGCGGTGTTTAAAGCGGTAAATAAGATGACGGATATTAATGCTAAGTTTATTGAGTGTTCTTTAAAGGTTTTAATGAAAGGTAGGGATATGATGGCGGAAGCGGTTATACATATCGCAGTCAATGGCGGAAAAAGCATTGGTCGTGGCACAAGCAAAGATATTGTAGAAGCAAGCACCAAGGCCTATCTTGCCGCTGTTAATAATCTTAATGGGAATAAAAATTCCCATAGGGGAAAAGGATTCCCGGCCAACTGCAACAGGTGA
- a CDS encoding ComEC/Rec2 family competence protein has product MSGDIICIILIGLAVLGIIITSVFWSERLGKIIGLAILFFVLGVWRFEMSAPEINAAHIAYYNNQEEMSFLGIVNKEPDARDINTKLTVEAVGNYQGKILVTVLNYPQYHYGDKLKITCKLQTPKEEEDFSYKNYLSLFGIYSVCYPKEGGVQLLSFNNGNFIYAAILKLKAETSNVISKILPEPQASLLAGLTLGVRGNFPQKVLDDFSRVGITHIIAVSGFNITLISTIVMSILLTLGLWRKHAFYFAVLFLILYVILVGAPASAVRAGVMGFLFLLAQRLGRLNYSANAIVFAAAAMLAINPRLLPYDVGFQLSFAAILGLVYVYPIFVKWFAKLPELGLIKNIVLLTLAAQVATLPLLMFHFSKLSLISPIANILVVPFIPLITILGFCGIIFGFVYWLFGWIFSWLIWPFLTLILKVSDYLAQIPYSFLELKMQWWMVVIYYLVLIGFLVWYNKIGIRKQEL; this is encoded by the coding sequence TTGAGTGGAGATATAATATGTATTATATTGATTGGCTTGGCAGTTTTAGGAATAATTATCACCAGCGTTTTCTGGTCTGAAAGACTAGGGAAAATAATAGGACTCGCGATCCTATTTTTTGTTCTGGGCGTATGGCGCTTTGAGATGAGCGCGCCCGAAATTAACGCCGCGCACATTGCTTATTATAATAATCAGGAAGAAATGAGCTTTTTGGGTATAGTCAATAAAGAGCCAGACGCGCGGGACATAAATACCAAGCTCACAGTGGAAGCCGTGGGCAATTATCAAGGCAAGATACTGGTAACAGTTCTAAATTATCCCCAATACCATTACGGGGATAAACTAAAAATCACCTGCAAATTGCAAACCCCAAAAGAGGAAGAAGATTTTTCTTACAAAAATTATTTAAGCCTTTTTGGCATTTATTCGGTTTGCTATCCAAAAGAGGGGGGAGTGCAATTACTGTCTTTCAATAACGGCAATTTTATTTACGCAGCCATTTTGAAACTAAAAGCAGAAACCAGCAATGTGATTAGCAAAATTTTGCCAGAACCGCAAGCATCATTGTTAGCCGGATTAACCTTGGGCGTGCGAGGTAATTTTCCGCAAAAAGTTTTGGATGATTTTTCCCGCGTGGGTATAACCCATATCATCGCTGTTTCCGGTTTTAACATCACCTTAATTTCTACGATAGTGATGTCTATCCTTTTAACCTTAGGTTTATGGCGGAAGCATGCTTTTTATTTCGCGGTTTTGTTTTTGATTTTGTATGTCATCTTGGTCGGCGCGCCCGCTTCTGCGGTAAGGGCGGGGGTAATGGGATTTCTGTTTTTATTGGCGCAACGTTTGGGTCGCCTGAATTATTCCGCCAACGCGATTGTTTTTGCCGCGGCGGCGATGCTTGCCATTAATCCCAGGCTATTGCCTTATGATGTCGGCTTCCAGCTTTCCTTCGCGGCGATTCTGGGACTTGTTTATGTTTATCCAATTTTTGTAAAATGGTTCGCGAAATTACCAGAACTTGGCTTGATTAAAAATATCGTCTTGCTTACCCTTGCCGCCCAAGTCGCCACCTTGCCTTTATTGATGTTTCATTTCAGCAAGCTTTCATTAATTTCTCCGATTGCTAACATTTTGGTTGTTCCCTTTATTCCCTTAATTACAATTTTAGGTTTCTGCGGCATTATTTTCGGTTTTGTTTATTGGCTATTTGGCTGGATATTTAGTTGGCTCATCTGGCCGTTTCTAACCTTGATTCTTAAAGTCAGTGATTATCTAGCTCAAATTCCTTATAGCTTTTTAGAATTAAAGATGCAATGGTGGATGGTGGTCATTTATTATTTAGTTTTAATAGGATTTTTGGTTTGGTATAATAAGATTGGAATTAGGAAGCAGGAATTATGA
- a CDS encoding four helix bundle protein, giving the protein MERTNQFHQELKKFMDIYANKVYDYTQDFPKIEQFGLTSQLRRAALSVILNYIEGYARQSRNTLRNFLEISYGSLKESKYLIYFSHHRQYLNKEQYCELINLAEKIGAMLWGIISKLKVHRP; this is encoded by the coding sequence ATGGAACGGACAAATCAATTTCATCAGGAATTAAAGAAGTTTATGGATATTTATGCAAATAAAGTTTATGATTATACTCAAGATTTCCCTAAGATAGAGCAATTTGGTTTAACATCGCAGTTACGGAGAGCGGCTTTGTCTGTGATCCTGAATTATATAGAAGGTTATGCCCGACAGAGCAGAAATACTTTAAGGAACTTTTTAGAAATTTCATATGGATCATTAAAAGAAAGTAAGTATCTTATCTATTTTTCTCATCACAGGCAATATTTAAATAAAGAGCAATATTGTGAACTAATTAATCTGGCTGAAAAAATAGGAGCAATGCTTTGGGGGATAATTTCAAAACTCAAAGTTCATCGCCCGTAA
- a CDS encoding glutamate-cysteine ligase family protein, which yields MLNLDFLAENYLGKFPLELKRGKRWIGAEREFPVIDQDGQPFDVRSIFPVLVQGGWKPYYDDCYSDVVLGVEKDGVNITTDAGYCTLEVSLPPLPDLWKVVGAFNDCMRYICKVIYRHGGLVLGYGIQPCAVPSDLYWVKKGRHEVVRTNYPESINNVTITAAHQTHIDITQAEVVQFTNAYNALAGLMIILCANSPVWSGGIDKKGRLAVREDHWSFSNGGRVGVPYEKFRDINHLMSYVCGLKMLVTQRGKGEYFAPGVNFGQYLSNDGGIESFESRYLLHEGTVWFCARPRVPYGTIEVRPCCAQPQQENMTVDALTLGIAELIDETEREIINDFSWQDWRALREDAIFSGFDAKIGGRSVVPYLSKLLDLAAEGLAKRGLYEKSFLAPLYGRLAAKRNPAHQAVALFSTGGTKVLIDKLCYRF from the coding sequence ATGTTGAATTTAGATTTTTTAGCGGAAAATTATCTTGGCAAATTCCCTCTGGAATTGAAGCGAGGAAAAAGATGGATTGGTGCGGAGCGCGAGTTTCCGGTTATTGATCAAGATGGCCAACCTTTTGATGTGCGGAGTATTTTTCCTGTTTTAGTCCAAGGAGGATGGAAGCCTTATTATGATGATTGTTATTCTGATGTGGTCTTGGGGGTTGAGAAAGACGGCGTAAACATTACGACCGACGCAGGCTATTGCACTTTAGAAGTTAGCCTTCCTCCTCTCCCAGACTTATGGAAGGTAGTAGGAGCCTTTAATGATTGCATGCGCTATATTTGCAAAGTCATTTATAGGCATGGTGGGCTGGTGCTCGGATATGGCATTCAACCTTGCGCTGTTCCCAGTGATCTTTATTGGGTTAAGAAAGGGCGGCATGAAGTCGTGCGCACAAATTATCCAGAAAGTATTAATAATGTAACGATAACTGCGGCTCATCAAACCCATATTGATATTACGCAGGCGGAGGTTGTCCAGTTTACAAATGCATATAATGCTTTAGCTGGGTTAATGATTATTTTGTGCGCTAATTCGCCTGTTTGGTCAGGGGGTATTGATAAGAAGGGCCGACTAGCAGTGAGGGAGGACCATTGGAGTTTTTCTAATGGCGGCAGAGTGGGTGTGCCATATGAAAAGTTTCGGGATATAAATCACCTTATGAGTTATGTATGCGGTTTAAAGATGCTAGTTACTCAACGAGGCAAGGGCGAATATTTTGCTCCGGGAGTTAATTTTGGACAATATCTTTCTAATGACGGGGGAATAGAGTCTTTTGAATCTCGTTATCTTTTGCATGAAGGGACAGTTTGGTTTTGCGCGCGGCCGCGCGTGCCTTATGGAACCATAGAGGTGCGTCCTTGCTGCGCTCAGCCCCAGCAAGAAAACATGACAGTAGATGCTCTGACGCTTGGTATTGCAGAATTGATTGATGAGACAGAACGAGAGATTATTAACGACTTTTCCTGGCAGGACTGGCGGGCATTAAGAGAAGACGCCATCTTTTCCGGCTTTGACGCTAAGATAGGTGGCAGATCGGTTGTTCCATACCTGTCTAAACTTCTGGATTTAGCCGCAGAAGGGTTAGCCAAGAGAGGTTTATACGAGAAAAGTTTTTTAGCTCCTCTTTATGGAAGATTGGCAGCGAAACGTAATCCTGCTCACCAAGCAGTGGCTCTTTTTTCAACTGGCGGGACAAAGGTTTTAATTGATAAGCTTTGTTACCGTTTTTAG
- a CDS encoding type IV secretion system DNA-binding domain-containing protein, translating to MNETNFSIIYLLCGMLFVLLLILIAYFLILSQRKKSKVPKAFQTTLFSIRVPKEIGKGEKEEKQEEKELIAVAEQVFAGFAQLNRMKKAKLWEEKDFVSLEIVAHHNETSFYVCCPNNLVGLVEKQIQAAYPRAELEEMKEYNFYTPESVVLATNMVLARENVFPIKTYKYLENDPLSALANALSKMGDQEGGGIELMIRPAPKGWQTKGLSAARKIQQGVKTAEAVGAKGVAGKLARFAGEVVTTAVQGAEKKKRAPEVEGEKQIEAPPSLTPLQQETVKLLEEKANKVAFETNIRLAAASPTREQAEIKLSNLINAFQQFTYPEYNSFKPDKNKKWSAKKTITNFNFRFFDEEKASILNTEELASIFHLPTAYTETPEVKWLTAKKGEAPANLPQEGIVIGKNVFRGVERLVRIQREDRRRHLYIIGQTGTGKTTLLKNMVAQDLQSGEGVCVVDPHGELIEELLGLMPRNRAEDVVVFDPGDIDRPLGLNMLEYNTPEQKDFVVSEMIAIFHKLFPPEIVGPMFEHNMRNVMLTLMADPDNPGTITEIPRMFTDPEYQKYKIAKVTDTVVRDFWEKEMAKTTDFHKSEMLGYLISKIGQFVENTMMRNIIGQQRSAFNLREIMDSGKILLVNLSKGKTGEINSSLLGLIIVSKIQMAAMGRVDIPEEERRDFYLYIDEFQNFTTDSIMTILSEARKYRLNLTLANQYIAQLPEQIRDAVFGNVGSLASFRIGPNDAEFVEKQTEPVFSAHDLINLGQFQTYLKLTINNTPSKAFSMQTLPPEQKPDRDLAQRIKNLSRLKYGKERAEVEAKTMEQLQPEMEPGSGDQESGGIINSSV from the coding sequence ATGAATGAAACTAATTTTTCCATCATCTATCTTTTATGTGGGATGCTTTTTGTTCTATTGCTTATTTTGATTGCTTATTTTTTGATATTGAGCCAGCGTAAGAAATCCAAAGTGCCTAAGGCTTTCCAAACAACTTTGTTTTCAATTCGGGTGCCCAAAGAAATAGGCAAGGGGGAGAAAGAGGAAAAACAGGAAGAGAAGGAATTGATCGCGGTGGCGGAACAAGTGTTCGCCGGCTTCGCGCAACTCAATCGCATGAAAAAAGCCAAGCTTTGGGAGGAAAAAGATTTTGTTTCCTTGGAAATTGTGGCGCATCATAATGAAACAAGTTTTTACGTTTGCTGTCCGAATAATCTGGTGGGGCTCGTGGAAAAACAAATCCAGGCGGCTTATCCCAGAGCCGAACTGGAAGAGATGAAGGAATACAATTTTTATACTCCCGAGAGTGTGGTGCTCGCGACGAATATGGTTTTGGCGCGCGAAAACGTTTTTCCAATCAAGACTTACAAATACTTGGAAAATGATCCCCTTTCGGCTCTTGCTAATGCTTTAAGTAAGATGGGAGACCAAGAAGGAGGGGGTATAGAATTGATGATTCGTCCCGCTCCCAAAGGCTGGCAGACCAAGGGTCTTTCCGCGGCGCGCAAGATTCAGCAGGGCGTGAAAACCGCGGAGGCGGTGGGCGCGAAGGGCGTGGCAGGGAAGCTCGCACGCTTTGCCGGCGAGGTGGTGACGACAGCGGTTCAAGGAGCCGAGAAGAAGAAAAGAGCGCCGGAAGTGGAAGGGGAAAAACAGATTGAAGCGCCGCCTTCCTTAACCCCCCTGCAGCAGGAAACGGTAAAGCTTTTGGAAGAGAAAGCGAACAAGGTCGCTTTTGAAACCAATATTCGCTTGGCGGCCGCGAGTCCCACGCGCGAGCAAGCCGAGATTAAATTGTCCAATTTAATTAACGCTTTCCAGCAGTTTACTTACCCCGAATATAATAGTTTCAAGCCAGATAAGAATAAAAAATGGAGCGCCAAAAAAACGATTACTAATTTTAACTTTCGTTTTTTTGATGAGGAAAAAGCGAGCATTTTAAATACCGAGGAGCTGGCGAGCATTTTTCATTTGCCTACGGCTTACACCGAAACGCCAGAAGTGAAATGGCTTACCGCCAAGAAGGGCGAGGCGCCCGCCAATCTGCCCCAAGAAGGGATTGTGATTGGCAAGAATGTTTTTCGGGGCGTGGAGAGATTGGTGCGGATTCAAAGAGAAGATCGGCGCCGCCATTTGTATATTATTGGTCAGACCGGAACGGGCAAAACCACCTTGCTTAAAAATATGGTGGCGCAGGATTTGCAAAGCGGCGAGGGTGTTTGCGTGGTGGATCCCCATGGCGAACTCATTGAAGAATTATTAGGTCTTATGCCGAGAAACAGAGCAGAAGATGTCGTGGTTTTTGACCCGGGAGATATTGACCGCCCTTTAGGGCTTAATATGTTGGAGTACAACACGCCCGAACAGAAGGACTTTGTAGTTTCCGAGATGATTGCTATTTTCCATAAGCTTTTTCCGCCGGAGATTGTGGGTCCGATGTTTGAGCACAATATGCGCAATGTGATGCTGACCTTGATGGCGGATCCGGACAATCCAGGGACGATTACCGAGATTCCGCGGATGTTCACTGATCCGGAATATCAAAAATACAAGATCGCGAAAGTGACGGATACGGTGGTGCGCGATTTTTGGGAGAAGGAAATGGCAAAGACCACGGATTTTCATAAATCCGAAATGTTGGGCTATCTAATTTCCAAGATTGGGCAGTTTGTGGAGAATACGATGATGCGCAATATTATCGGTCAGCAGCGCTCCGCCTTCAATCTCCGCGAGATTATGGACTCCGGCAAAATTTTACTCGTTAATCTGTCTAAAGGCAAAACCGGCGAGATTAATTCTTCGTTGCTCGGTCTCATCATTGTTTCTAAAATTCAGATGGCGGCAATGGGGCGGGTGGATATCCCCGAGGAAGAGCGGCGCGATTTTTATCTTTACATTGATGAGTTCCAAAATTTCACCACGGATAGTATTATGACGATTTTGTCCGAAGCCCGCAAATACCGCCTGAATTTAACCCTCGCCAATCAATATATCGCCCAGCTTCCGGAACAGATTCGCGACGCGGTTTTTGGCAATGTCGGCAGCCTTGCTTCTTTCCGGATCGGACCCAATGACGCCGAGTTTGTGGAAAAACAAACCGAGCCGGTTTTTTCTGCCCACGATTTAATCAATCTTGGCCAATTCCAAACCTATTTGAAACTTACTATAAATAATACGCCTTCCAAAGCCTTTAGTATGCAGACCTTGCCGCCCGAGCAAAAGCCTGACCGCGATTTGGCGCAAAGAATAAAAAATTTATCGCGCTTGAAATACGGCAAGGAGCGCGCGGAAGTGGAAGCGAAGACTATGGAGCAGCTTCAGCCGGAAATGGAACCAGGAAGTGGGGACCAGGAATCAGGAGGAATTATTAATTCTTCTGTTTAA
- a CDS encoding MBL fold metallo-hydrolase, producing the protein MLFQRYKYYILGFLAVLAILGWWAVLEVKKPAQFQVVFFDVGQGDSIFIEDEERHQILIDGGEGKAVLAKLGKAMPFFDRSLDAVILTHPNRDHLGGLIEVLERYKVDRVIYNGVESDDEYYKRFKEIIAKKNIAVSFPRYGEHIILANNTRLDFLFPLEGLRDKKVKDLNNTSIICRLARGEKEYLLMGDAGLDEEAELISNNVYLKSDVLKVGHHGSKNSTSENFLKAVEPQAAIISVGKNTYGHPNEAILERLQDLGTQILRTDERGDISY; encoded by the coding sequence ATGTTGTTTCAAAGATATAAATATTATATCCTCGGATTTTTAGCTGTGCTTGCTATACTTGGTTGGTGGGCAGTTTTGGAGGTGAAAAAGCCCGCGCAATTTCAGGTTGTCTTTTTTGACGTGGGACAGGGAGACAGTATTTTTATTGAAGATGAAGAGCGGCATCAAATCCTAATTGACGGGGGCGAAGGGAAGGCGGTTTTAGCAAAACTTGGTAAAGCAATGCCGTTCTTTGACCGTTCATTAGACGCGGTTATCCTTACGCATCCGAATAGAGACCATTTGGGGGGCTTGATAGAAGTTTTAGAAAGGTACAAAGTGGACAGGGTAATTTATAATGGCGTGGAAAGCGACGATGAATATTACAAAAGATTTAAAGAGATTATCGCCAAGAAAAATATCGCAGTTTCATTTCCGCGCTATGGCGAGCATATTATACTCGCCAATAACACCCGTCTTGATTTCTTGTTTCCCTTGGAAGGTTTGAGGGATAAAAAGGTGAAAGATTTGAATAATACTTCCATTATTTGCCGTCTAGCGCGCGGAGAGAAGGAATATCTCTTGATGGGCGACGCGGGACTAGACGAGGAAGCGGAGTTGATTTCTAATAATGTATATCTCAAATCCGATGTTTTAAAAGTAGGACATCATGGCTCAAAGAATTCCACAAGCGAAAATTTTTTGAAAGCCGTTGAACCGCAAGCCGCGATTATCTCCGTTGGCAAAAATACATATGGTCATCCGAACGAGGCTATTTTAGAAAGGCTTCAGGATTTGGGGACTCAAATTTTGAGGACAGATGAAAGAGGGGATATCAGTTATTAA